The following proteins are encoded in a genomic region of Danio rerio strain Tuebingen ecotype United States chromosome 16, GRCz12tu, whole genome shotgun sequence:
- the cyp11c1 gene encoding cytochrome P450 11C1 isoform X1: MESVVKRSLLAPMKTLQCCVSGDKQQASRSQGQRSKVTRVQDPRVLRSYEAELQKERKLREAMNAKKNAERAAMRAHFRRKYQLSQNAKDSAQLRAVGGKVFLSGDLARMVRPDAPEKDDGFNLIRAFQGLKFSGPMFTGSKHSRADKTTNEEPCRVIRRTDAQDTLLFSSSQCSVCEISIGSMFSSCAGSVCARPHLCVRASVCVRPLHQSSRSAGAARLFQEIPDTGSNGWMNLLRFWRDGRFSRMHKHMEESFRRLGPIYREHLGSQSSVNIMLPMDTGELFRSEGLHPRRMTLQPWATHRETRRHSKGVFLKNGTEWRADRLLLNREVMVSSSVHRFLPLLDEVAQDFCRSLRRRVQADGFEKAGQHTLTLDPSPDLFRFALEASCHVLYGERIGLFSSCPSDESERFISAVERMLATTPPLLYLPPRLLLRLRASLWTTHATAWDDIFSHAEQRIQRSYQRLQARPSAAPDCSFPGVLGKLMEAGQLSLELIRANITELMAGGVDTTAVPLQFALFELARNPDVQECVRAQVLSSWQQASGDPLKALQGAPLLKGTIKETLRLYPVGITVQRYPVRDIVLQNYHVPAGTLVQVCLYPLGRSAEVFSRPECFDPSRWSADADAGSAGGFRSLAFGFGSRQCVGRRIAENEMQLLLMHILRTFKLTVSSTEELSTKYTLILQPECPPRITFSTLTHQH; the protein is encoded by the exons ATGGAGTCTGTGGTGAAGAGGTCTCTCCTGGCGCCCATGAAGACGCTCCAGTGCTGTGTGAGCGGCGACAAGCAGCAGGCCAGCAGATCACAGGGTCAGAGGTCAAAGGTCACCCGCGTGCAGGACCCACGTGTGCTGCGATCCTATGAGGCTGAGCTGCAGAAAGAGAG GAAGTTGAGGGAAGCGATGAACGCTAAGAAGAACGCAGAGAGAGCTGCGATGAGGGCTCATTTCAGGAGGAAATACCAGCTGAgccag AATGCCAAGGACTCTGCGCAGCTACGTGCCGTGGGTGGGAAGGTGTTTCTGTCTGGAGATCTGGCCAGGATGGTTCGCCCCGACGCACCTGAGAAAGACGATGGTTTCAATTTGATCAGAGCCTTTCAGGGCCTCAAATTCAGTGGACCGATGTTCACCGGCAGCAAACACAGCAGAGCGGACAAAACAACCAATGAAGAGCCGTGCAGAGTCAT caggaGGACAGACGCTCAGGATACTCTGCTGTTCTCCAGTTCTCAGTGTAGTGTGTGTGAGATCAGCATCGGCAGCATGTTCTCCTCCTGCGCTGGGTCTGTGTGTGCGCGTCCGcatctgtgtgtgcgtgcatctgtgtgtgtgcgtccgcTTCACCAAAGCTCCAGATCCGCTGGAGCCGCTCGACTCTTCCAGGAGATCCCGGACACCGGCAGCAACGGCTGGATGAACCTGCTGCGCTTCTGGAGGGACGGACGCTTCAGccgcatgcacaaacacatggAGGAGTCCTTCAGACGCCTCGGGCCCATATACAg agagcACCTGGGCTCTCAGAGCAGTGTGAACATCATGCTGCCCATGGACACCGGTGAGCTGTTCCGCTCGGAGGGTCTTCACCCGCGCCGCATGACCCTGCAACCCTGGGCCACACACCGAGAGACACGCAGACACAGCAAAGGAGTCTTCCTCAA gaacgGGACGGAGTGGCGTGCTGACCGTCTGCTGCTGAACCGTGAGGTGATGGTGTCCTCGTCTGTCCACCGCTTTCTCCCGCTGCTGGATGAAGTGGCGCAGGATTTCTGCCGTTCGCTGCGGCGCCGCGTTCAGGCGGACGGGTTCGAGAAGGCGGGGCAGCACACACTGACCCTTGACCCCAGTCCTGACCTCTTCCGCTTCGCATTGGAAG CGAGCTGTCACGTTCTGTACGGCGAGCGGATTGGCCTGTTCTCCTCGTGCCCGTCTGACGAATCAGAGCGCTTCATTTCGGCTGTGGAGCGAATGCTGGCCACGACCCCCCCGCTGCTGTACCTGCCCCCCCGCCTGCTGCTGCGGCTGCGCGCCTCCCTGTGGACAACACACGCCACTGCATGGGACGACATCTTCAGCcacg cgGAGCAGCGTATCCAGCGTAGCTATCAGCGTCTGCAGGCGAGGCCGTCTGCTGCTCCAGACTGCAGCTTCCCGGGGGTTCTGGGAAAGCTGATGGAGGCGGGACAGTTATCATTAGAGCTGATCAGAGCCAACATCACTGAGCTGATGGCCGGCGGAGTTGacacg acggCCGTGCCGCTGCAATTCGCTCTCTTTGAGCTGGCGCGTAACCCTGATGTGCAGGAGTGTGTGCGCGCGCAGGTTCTGTCGTCATGGCAGCAGGCGTCTGGAGACCCTCTGAAGGCCCTGCAGGGGGCGCCGCTGCTGAAGGGGACCATCAAGGAGACACTGAG GTTGTATCCTGTGGGAATCACCGTTCAGAGGTATCCAGTCAGAGACATCGTCCTGCAGAACTACCACGTGCCGGCAGgg acgcTGGTGCAGGTGTGTCTGTATCCCCTGGGTCGTTCCGCTGAGGTGTTCTCCAGGCCGGAGTGTTTCGACCCCAGCCGCTGGAGCGCAGACGCAGACGCCGGGTCTGCAGGAGGCTTCCGCTCGCTGGCGTTCGGCTTCGGCTCCAGGCAGTGTGTGGGACGCAGGATAGCAGAGAACGAGATGCAGCTGCTGCTCATGCAC attCTGAGGACCTTCAAGCTGACGGTTTCGTCCACAGAAGAGCTGAGCACTAAATACACACTGATCCTGCAGCCCGAGTGTCCACCGAGAATCACcttcagcacactcacacaccAGCACTGA
- the cyp11c1 gene encoding cytochrome P450 11C1 isoform X2 translates to MESVVKRSLLAPMKTLQCCVSGDKQQASRSQGQRSKVTRVQDPRVLRSYEAELQKERKLREAMNAKKNAERAAMRAHFRRKYQLSQNAKDSAQLRAVGGKVFLSGDLARMVRPDAPEKDDGFNLIRAFQGLKFSGPMFTGSKHSRADKTTNEEPCRVMRTDAQDTLLFSSSQCSVCEISIGSMFSSCAGSVCARPHLCVRASVCVRPLHQSSRSAGAARLFQEIPDTGSNGWMNLLRFWRDGRFSRMHKHMEESFRRLGPIYREHLGSQSSVNIMLPMDTGELFRSEGLHPRRMTLQPWATHRETRRHSKGVFLKNGTEWRADRLLLNREVMVSSSVHRFLPLLDEVAQDFCRSLRRRVQADGFEKAGQHTLTLDPSPDLFRFALEASCHVLYGERIGLFSSCPSDESERFISAVERMLATTPPLLYLPPRLLLRLRASLWTTHATAWDDIFSHAEQRIQRSYQRLQARPSAAPDCSFPGVLGKLMEAGQLSLELIRANITELMAGGVDTTAVPLQFALFELARNPDVQECVRAQVLSSWQQASGDPLKALQGAPLLKGTIKETLRLYPVGITVQRYPVRDIVLQNYHVPAGTLVQVCLYPLGRSAEVFSRPECFDPSRWSADADAGSAGGFRSLAFGFGSRQCVGRRIAENEMQLLLMHILRTFKLTVSSTEELSTKYTLILQPECPPRITFSTLTHQH, encoded by the exons ATGGAGTCTGTGGTGAAGAGGTCTCTCCTGGCGCCCATGAAGACGCTCCAGTGCTGTGTGAGCGGCGACAAGCAGCAGGCCAGCAGATCACAGGGTCAGAGGTCAAAGGTCACCCGCGTGCAGGACCCACGTGTGCTGCGATCCTATGAGGCTGAGCTGCAGAAAGAGAG GAAGTTGAGGGAAGCGATGAACGCTAAGAAGAACGCAGAGAGAGCTGCGATGAGGGCTCATTTCAGGAGGAAATACCAGCTGAgccag AATGCCAAGGACTCTGCGCAGCTACGTGCCGTGGGTGGGAAGGTGTTTCTGTCTGGAGATCTGGCCAGGATGGTTCGCCCCGACGCACCTGAGAAAGACGATGGTTTCAATTTGATCAGAGCCTTTCAGGGCCTCAAATTCAGTGGACCGATGTTCACCGGCAGCAAACACAGCAGAGCGGACAAAACAACCAATGAAGAGCCGTGCAGAGTCAT gaGGACAGACGCTCAGGATACTCTGCTGTTCTCCAGTTCTCAGTGTAGTGTGTGTGAGATCAGCATCGGCAGCATGTTCTCCTCCTGCGCTGGGTCTGTGTGTGCGCGTCCGcatctgtgtgtgcgtgcatctgtgtgtgtgcgtccgcTTCACCAAAGCTCCAGATCCGCTGGAGCCGCTCGACTCTTCCAGGAGATCCCGGACACCGGCAGCAACGGCTGGATGAACCTGCTGCGCTTCTGGAGGGACGGACGCTTCAGccgcatgcacaaacacatggAGGAGTCCTTCAGACGCCTCGGGCCCATATACAg agagcACCTGGGCTCTCAGAGCAGTGTGAACATCATGCTGCCCATGGACACCGGTGAGCTGTTCCGCTCGGAGGGTCTTCACCCGCGCCGCATGACCCTGCAACCCTGGGCCACACACCGAGAGACACGCAGACACAGCAAAGGAGTCTTCCTCAA gaacgGGACGGAGTGGCGTGCTGACCGTCTGCTGCTGAACCGTGAGGTGATGGTGTCCTCGTCTGTCCACCGCTTTCTCCCGCTGCTGGATGAAGTGGCGCAGGATTTCTGCCGTTCGCTGCGGCGCCGCGTTCAGGCGGACGGGTTCGAGAAGGCGGGGCAGCACACACTGACCCTTGACCCCAGTCCTGACCTCTTCCGCTTCGCATTGGAAG CGAGCTGTCACGTTCTGTACGGCGAGCGGATTGGCCTGTTCTCCTCGTGCCCGTCTGACGAATCAGAGCGCTTCATTTCGGCTGTGGAGCGAATGCTGGCCACGACCCCCCCGCTGCTGTACCTGCCCCCCCGCCTGCTGCTGCGGCTGCGCGCCTCCCTGTGGACAACACACGCCACTGCATGGGACGACATCTTCAGCcacg cgGAGCAGCGTATCCAGCGTAGCTATCAGCGTCTGCAGGCGAGGCCGTCTGCTGCTCCAGACTGCAGCTTCCCGGGGGTTCTGGGAAAGCTGATGGAGGCGGGACAGTTATCATTAGAGCTGATCAGAGCCAACATCACTGAGCTGATGGCCGGCGGAGTTGacacg acggCCGTGCCGCTGCAATTCGCTCTCTTTGAGCTGGCGCGTAACCCTGATGTGCAGGAGTGTGTGCGCGCGCAGGTTCTGTCGTCATGGCAGCAGGCGTCTGGAGACCCTCTGAAGGCCCTGCAGGGGGCGCCGCTGCTGAAGGGGACCATCAAGGAGACACTGAG GTTGTATCCTGTGGGAATCACCGTTCAGAGGTATCCAGTCAGAGACATCGTCCTGCAGAACTACCACGTGCCGGCAGgg acgcTGGTGCAGGTGTGTCTGTATCCCCTGGGTCGTTCCGCTGAGGTGTTCTCCAGGCCGGAGTGTTTCGACCCCAGCCGCTGGAGCGCAGACGCAGACGCCGGGTCTGCAGGAGGCTTCCGCTCGCTGGCGTTCGGCTTCGGCTCCAGGCAGTGTGTGGGACGCAGGATAGCAGAGAACGAGATGCAGCTGCTGCTCATGCAC attCTGAGGACCTTCAAGCTGACGGTTTCGTCCACAGAAGAGCTGAGCACTAAATACACACTGATCCTGCAGCCCGAGTGTCCACCGAGAATCACcttcagcacactcacacaccAGCACTGA
- the cyp11c1 gene encoding cytochrome P450 11C1 isoform X3, with protein MECPHNSLKQMRTDAQDTLLFSSSQCSVCEISIGSMFSSCAGSVCARPHLCVRASVCVRPLHQSSRSAGAARLFQEIPDTGSNGWMNLLRFWRDGRFSRMHKHMEESFRRLGPIYREHLGSQSSVNIMLPMDTGELFRSEGLHPRRMTLQPWATHRETRRHSKGVFLKNGTEWRADRLLLNREVMVSSSVHRFLPLLDEVAQDFCRSLRRRVQADGFEKAGQHTLTLDPSPDLFRFALEASCHVLYGERIGLFSSCPSDESERFISAVERMLATTPPLLYLPPRLLLRLRASLWTTHATAWDDIFSHAEQRIQRSYQRLQARPSAAPDCSFPGVLGKLMEAGQLSLELIRANITELMAGGVDTTAVPLQFALFELARNPDVQECVRAQVLSSWQQASGDPLKALQGAPLLKGTIKETLRLYPVGITVQRYPVRDIVLQNYHVPAGTLVQVCLYPLGRSAEVFSRPECFDPSRWSADADAGSAGGFRSLAFGFGSRQCVGRRIAENEMQLLLMHILRTFKLTVSSTEELSTKYTLILQPECPPRITFSTLTHQH; from the exons atggaatgtccccacaactcactgaaacaaat gaGGACAGACGCTCAGGATACTCTGCTGTTCTCCAGTTCTCAGTGTAGTGTGTGTGAGATCAGCATCGGCAGCATGTTCTCCTCCTGCGCTGGGTCTGTGTGTGCGCGTCCGcatctgtgtgtgcgtgcatctgtgtgtgtgcgtccgcTTCACCAAAGCTCCAGATCCGCTGGAGCCGCTCGACTCTTCCAGGAGATCCCGGACACCGGCAGCAACGGCTGGATGAACCTGCTGCGCTTCTGGAGGGACGGACGCTTCAGccgcatgcacaaacacatggAGGAGTCCTTCAGACGCCTCGGGCCCATATACAg agagcACCTGGGCTCTCAGAGCAGTGTGAACATCATGCTGCCCATGGACACCGGTGAGCTGTTCCGCTCGGAGGGTCTTCACCCGCGCCGCATGACCCTGCAACCCTGGGCCACACACCGAGAGACACGCAGACACAGCAAAGGAGTCTTCCTCAA gaacgGGACGGAGTGGCGTGCTGACCGTCTGCTGCTGAACCGTGAGGTGATGGTGTCCTCGTCTGTCCACCGCTTTCTCCCGCTGCTGGATGAAGTGGCGCAGGATTTCTGCCGTTCGCTGCGGCGCCGCGTTCAGGCGGACGGGTTCGAGAAGGCGGGGCAGCACACACTGACCCTTGACCCCAGTCCTGACCTCTTCCGCTTCGCATTGGAAG CGAGCTGTCACGTTCTGTACGGCGAGCGGATTGGCCTGTTCTCCTCGTGCCCGTCTGACGAATCAGAGCGCTTCATTTCGGCTGTGGAGCGAATGCTGGCCACGACCCCCCCGCTGCTGTACCTGCCCCCCCGCCTGCTGCTGCGGCTGCGCGCCTCCCTGTGGACAACACACGCCACTGCATGGGACGACATCTTCAGCcacg cgGAGCAGCGTATCCAGCGTAGCTATCAGCGTCTGCAGGCGAGGCCGTCTGCTGCTCCAGACTGCAGCTTCCCGGGGGTTCTGGGAAAGCTGATGGAGGCGGGACAGTTATCATTAGAGCTGATCAGAGCCAACATCACTGAGCTGATGGCCGGCGGAGTTGacacg acggCCGTGCCGCTGCAATTCGCTCTCTTTGAGCTGGCGCGTAACCCTGATGTGCAGGAGTGTGTGCGCGCGCAGGTTCTGTCGTCATGGCAGCAGGCGTCTGGAGACCCTCTGAAGGCCCTGCAGGGGGCGCCGCTGCTGAAGGGGACCATCAAGGAGACACTGAG GTTGTATCCTGTGGGAATCACCGTTCAGAGGTATCCAGTCAGAGACATCGTCCTGCAGAACTACCACGTGCCGGCAGgg acgcTGGTGCAGGTGTGTCTGTATCCCCTGGGTCGTTCCGCTGAGGTGTTCTCCAGGCCGGAGTGTTTCGACCCCAGCCGCTGGAGCGCAGACGCAGACGCCGGGTCTGCAGGAGGCTTCCGCTCGCTGGCGTTCGGCTTCGGCTCCAGGCAGTGTGTGGGACGCAGGATAGCAGAGAACGAGATGCAGCTGCTGCTCATGCAC attCTGAGGACCTTCAAGCTGACGGTTTCGTCCACAGAAGAGCTGAGCACTAAATACACACTGATCCTGCAGCCCGAGTGTCCACCGAGAATCACcttcagcacactcacacaccAGCACTGA
- the cyp11c1 gene encoding cytochrome P450 11C1 isoform X4, producing the protein MECPHNSLKQIRRTDAQDTLLFSSSQCSVCEISIGSMFSSCAGSVCARPHLCVRASVCVRPLHQSSRSAGAARLFQEIPDTGSNGWMNLLRFWRDGRFSRMHKHMEESFRRLGPIYREHLGSQSSVNIMLPMDTGELFRSEGLHPRRMTLQPWATHRETRRHSKGVFLKNGTEWRADRLLLNREVMVSSSVHRFLPLLDEVAQDFCRSLRRRVQADGFEKAGQHTLTLDPSPDLFRFALEASCHVLYGERIGLFSSCPSDESERFISAVERMLATTPPLLYLPPRLLLRLRASLWTTHATAWDDIFSHAEQRIQRSYQRLQARPSAAPDCSFPGVLGKLMEAGQLSLELIRANITELMAGGVDTTAVPLQFALFELARNPDVQECVRAQVLSSWQQASGDPLKALQGAPLLKGTIKETLRLYPVGITVQRYPVRDIVLQNYHVPAGTLVQVCLYPLGRSAEVFSRPECFDPSRWSADADAGSAGGFRSLAFGFGSRQCVGRRIAENEMQLLLMHILRTFKLTVSSTEELSTKYTLILQPECPPRITFSTLTHQH; encoded by the exons atggaatgtccccacaactcactgaaacaaat caggaGGACAGACGCTCAGGATACTCTGCTGTTCTCCAGTTCTCAGTGTAGTGTGTGTGAGATCAGCATCGGCAGCATGTTCTCCTCCTGCGCTGGGTCTGTGTGTGCGCGTCCGcatctgtgtgtgcgtgcatctgtgtgtgtgcgtccgcTTCACCAAAGCTCCAGATCCGCTGGAGCCGCTCGACTCTTCCAGGAGATCCCGGACACCGGCAGCAACGGCTGGATGAACCTGCTGCGCTTCTGGAGGGACGGACGCTTCAGccgcatgcacaaacacatggAGGAGTCCTTCAGACGCCTCGGGCCCATATACAg agagcACCTGGGCTCTCAGAGCAGTGTGAACATCATGCTGCCCATGGACACCGGTGAGCTGTTCCGCTCGGAGGGTCTTCACCCGCGCCGCATGACCCTGCAACCCTGGGCCACACACCGAGAGACACGCAGACACAGCAAAGGAGTCTTCCTCAA gaacgGGACGGAGTGGCGTGCTGACCGTCTGCTGCTGAACCGTGAGGTGATGGTGTCCTCGTCTGTCCACCGCTTTCTCCCGCTGCTGGATGAAGTGGCGCAGGATTTCTGCCGTTCGCTGCGGCGCCGCGTTCAGGCGGACGGGTTCGAGAAGGCGGGGCAGCACACACTGACCCTTGACCCCAGTCCTGACCTCTTCCGCTTCGCATTGGAAG CGAGCTGTCACGTTCTGTACGGCGAGCGGATTGGCCTGTTCTCCTCGTGCCCGTCTGACGAATCAGAGCGCTTCATTTCGGCTGTGGAGCGAATGCTGGCCACGACCCCCCCGCTGCTGTACCTGCCCCCCCGCCTGCTGCTGCGGCTGCGCGCCTCCCTGTGGACAACACACGCCACTGCATGGGACGACATCTTCAGCcacg cgGAGCAGCGTATCCAGCGTAGCTATCAGCGTCTGCAGGCGAGGCCGTCTGCTGCTCCAGACTGCAGCTTCCCGGGGGTTCTGGGAAAGCTGATGGAGGCGGGACAGTTATCATTAGAGCTGATCAGAGCCAACATCACTGAGCTGATGGCCGGCGGAGTTGacacg acggCCGTGCCGCTGCAATTCGCTCTCTTTGAGCTGGCGCGTAACCCTGATGTGCAGGAGTGTGTGCGCGCGCAGGTTCTGTCGTCATGGCAGCAGGCGTCTGGAGACCCTCTGAAGGCCCTGCAGGGGGCGCCGCTGCTGAAGGGGACCATCAAGGAGACACTGAG GTTGTATCCTGTGGGAATCACCGTTCAGAGGTATCCAGTCAGAGACATCGTCCTGCAGAACTACCACGTGCCGGCAGgg acgcTGGTGCAGGTGTGTCTGTATCCCCTGGGTCGTTCCGCTGAGGTGTTCTCCAGGCCGGAGTGTTTCGACCCCAGCCGCTGGAGCGCAGACGCAGACGCCGGGTCTGCAGGAGGCTTCCGCTCGCTGGCGTTCGGCTTCGGCTCCAGGCAGTGTGTGGGACGCAGGATAGCAGAGAACGAGATGCAGCTGCTGCTCATGCAC attCTGAGGACCTTCAAGCTGACGGTTTCGTCCACAGAAGAGCTGAGCACTAAATACACACTGATCCTGCAGCCCGAGTGTCCACCGAGAATCACcttcagcacactcacacaccAGCACTGA
- the cyp11c1 gene encoding cytochrome P450 11C1, which translates to MFSSCAGSVCARPHLCVRASVCVRPLHQSSRSAGAARLFQEIPDTGSNGWMNLLRFWRDGRFSRMHKHMEESFRRLGPIYREHLGSQSSVNIMLPMDTGELFRSEGLHPRRMTLQPWATHRETRRHSKGVFLKNGTEWRADRLLLNREVMVSSSVHRFLPLLDEVAQDFCRSLRRRVQADGFEKAGQHTLTLDPSPDLFRFALEASCHVLYGERIGLFSSCPSDESERFISAVERMLATTPPLLYLPPRLLLRLRASLWTTHATAWDDIFSHAEQRIQRSYQRLQARPSAAPDCSFPGVLGKLMEAGQLSLELIRANITELMAGGVDTTAVPLQFALFELARNPDVQECVRAQVLSSWQQASGDPLKALQGAPLLKGTIKETLRLYPVGITVQRYPVRDIVLQNYHVPAGTLVQVCLYPLGRSAEVFSRPECFDPSRWSADADAGSAGGFRSLAFGFGSRQCVGRRIAENEMQLLLMHILRTFKLTVSSTEELSTKYTLILQPECPPRITFSTLTHQH; encoded by the exons ATGTTCTCCTCCTGCGCTGGGTCTGTGTGTGCGCGTCCGcatctgtgtgtgcgtgcatctgtgtgtgtgcgtccgcTTCACCAAAGCTCCAGATCCGCTGGAGCCGCTCGACTCTTCCAGGAGATCCCGGACACCGGCAGCAACGGCTGGATGAACCTGCTGCGCTTCTGGAGGGACGGACGCTTCAGccgcatgcacaaacacatggAGGAGTCCTTCAGACGCCTCGGGCCCATATACAg agagcACCTGGGCTCTCAGAGCAGTGTGAACATCATGCTGCCCATGGACACCGGTGAGCTGTTCCGCTCGGAGGGTCTTCACCCGCGCCGCATGACCCTGCAACCCTGGGCCACACACCGAGAGACACGCAGACACAGCAAAGGAGTCTTCCTCAA gaacgGGACGGAGTGGCGTGCTGACCGTCTGCTGCTGAACCGTGAGGTGATGGTGTCCTCGTCTGTCCACCGCTTTCTCCCGCTGCTGGATGAAGTGGCGCAGGATTTCTGCCGTTCGCTGCGGCGCCGCGTTCAGGCGGACGGGTTCGAGAAGGCGGGGCAGCACACACTGACCCTTGACCCCAGTCCTGACCTCTTCCGCTTCGCATTGGAAG CGAGCTGTCACGTTCTGTACGGCGAGCGGATTGGCCTGTTCTCCTCGTGCCCGTCTGACGAATCAGAGCGCTTCATTTCGGCTGTGGAGCGAATGCTGGCCACGACCCCCCCGCTGCTGTACCTGCCCCCCCGCCTGCTGCTGCGGCTGCGCGCCTCCCTGTGGACAACACACGCCACTGCATGGGACGACATCTTCAGCcacg cgGAGCAGCGTATCCAGCGTAGCTATCAGCGTCTGCAGGCGAGGCCGTCTGCTGCTCCAGACTGCAGCTTCCCGGGGGTTCTGGGAAAGCTGATGGAGGCGGGACAGTTATCATTAGAGCTGATCAGAGCCAACATCACTGAGCTGATGGCCGGCGGAGTTGacacg acggCCGTGCCGCTGCAATTCGCTCTCTTTGAGCTGGCGCGTAACCCTGATGTGCAGGAGTGTGTGCGCGCGCAGGTTCTGTCGTCATGGCAGCAGGCGTCTGGAGACCCTCTGAAGGCCCTGCAGGGGGCGCCGCTGCTGAAGGGGACCATCAAGGAGACACTGAG GTTGTATCCTGTGGGAATCACCGTTCAGAGGTATCCAGTCAGAGACATCGTCCTGCAGAACTACCACGTGCCGGCAGgg acgcTGGTGCAGGTGTGTCTGTATCCCCTGGGTCGTTCCGCTGAGGTGTTCTCCAGGCCGGAGTGTTTCGACCCCAGCCGCTGGAGCGCAGACGCAGACGCCGGGTCTGCAGGAGGCTTCCGCTCGCTGGCGTTCGGCTTCGGCTCCAGGCAGTGTGTGGGACGCAGGATAGCAGAGAACGAGATGCAGCTGCTGCTCATGCAC attCTGAGGACCTTCAAGCTGACGGTTTCGTCCACAGAAGAGCTGAGCACTAAATACACACTGATCCTGCAGCCCGAGTGTCCACCGAGAATCACcttcagcacactcacacaccAGCACTGA